In Epinephelus lanceolatus isolate andai-2023 chromosome 13, ASM4190304v1, whole genome shotgun sequence, the following are encoded in one genomic region:
- the LOC117271271 gene encoding very long chain fatty acid elongase 4-like: MEVVTHLVNDTVEFYKWGLTIADKRVENWPMMSSPVPTLAISCLYLFFLWAGPRYMQDRQPYTLRKTLIVYNFSMVVLNFYIAKELLLGSRAAGYSYLCQPVNYSNDVNEVRIASALWWYYISKGVEFLDTVFFILRKKFNQVSFLHVYHHCTMFILWWIGIKWVPGGQSFFGATINSSIHVLMYGYYGLAALGPQMQKYLWWKKYLTIIQMIQFHVTIGHAGHSLYTGCPFPAWMQWALIGYAVTFIILFANFYYHAYRRKPSSTHKGGKPVANGTSTVTNGHSKVEEVEDNGKRQKKGRAKRE; this comes from the exons ATGGAGGTTGTAACACATCTTGTGAATGACACTGTAGAATTTTACAAATGGGGCCTTACTATAGCAG acAAGAGGGTGGAGAACTGGCCAATGATGTCATCTCCAGTCCCCACTCTGGCCATCAGCTGCCTGTACCTGTTCTTCCTGTGGGCGGGGCCTAGATACATGCAGGACCGCCAGCCCTATACACTCAGGAAGACCCTCATAGTCTACAACTTCAGCATGGTGGTTCTCAACTTCTACATCGCCAAAGAG CTCCTACTGGGCTCTAGAGCAGCCGGGTACAGCTACCTCTGTCAGCCTGTCAACTACTCCAATGATGTCAATGAAGTCAGG ATAGCATCTGCTCTCTGGTGGTACTATATCTCCAAAGGAGTGGAATTCTTGGACACAGTGTTTTTCATCCTGAGGAAGAAGTTCAACCAGGTCAGCTTCCTCCACGTCTACCATCACTGCACCATGTTCATTCTCTGGTGGATCGGCATCAAATGGGTCCCCGGTGGACAGT CATTTTTTGGTGCAACCATCAACTCTTCCATCCATGTCCTCATGTACGGTTACTATGGCCTGGCAGCTCTGGGACCTCAGATGCAGAAGTACCTCTGGTGGAAGAAATACCTCACCATTATTCAGATG ATCCAGTTCCACGTGACCATCGGCCACGCCGGCCACTCCCTCTACACAGGCTGTCCATTCCCCGCCTGGATGCAGTGGGCTTTGATTGGCTACGCCGTCACCTTCATCATCCTCTTCGCCAACTTCTACTACCACGCTTACCGACGCAAACCCTCTTCCACGCATAAGGGAGGCAAGCCCGTCGCAAACGGCACATCTACGGTAACTAACGGTCATAGCAaagtggaggaggtggaggataACGGGAAGAGGCAGAAGAAAGGACGAGCGAAaagggagtaa